The Sebaldella sp. S0638 genomic sequence AAGATTTTATATAAAATTCAAGATTTATTATTTCTGATGCTGTGGCAATAGTGTGCGGAATATTTTCGCTGCTGATATAGTCAAGAAGCTCCGCTGCACCGGGAATAAGCCTGAAATTAGGCGTATCTTCCATAACAAGTCTTCTGTATATTTTTTCTTTTTCCTGTTCAAGAGATAAGACCTCTTCAGTGGAAAGTGTCTTTTCGTAAAGATATTCAAGAGCCTTTTTATTAACAACACCGTGAATATTTTTTTCAAATTCTTCATCTGGTATCTCTTTATTACAAAATTCTCTTGCGAAAATCCGCCATGCTTTTTCATGTTTATCAGAATCAAACAAAAGAGTACCATTAAAATCAAAAATAATTCCTTTTATTTTCATTGATATCATTCCTTATAATTTTTTGTGTTTTAAATTAATTTTGAAATAAAAAATAAAAAAATATATTAGAAAATATATATACTAATAGTAGCAAATAACTAAGAAAATTACAATAAAAAAAAACATTAGACTGCCACAGTATAAGAAAAAAATGAATGATAAAAAAATTACTGAATAAACAAAAGCTTATTTATGAGGTATAATGTAGTATGGAAAAATTCTAAGGACAAATGTCCTAGCATTATAAAAAAAAAAGGTATAGAATTAGCCAAGAGAAACACCATAAAATAAGTTTTTTATTAAAATACTGTATATAATTAAATTATTTGAGAGGAGGAATTTATGAGCTATAAAACAATAGGGCAGAGTGTGGAAAGATGGGATGCAATAGCAAAAGTACAAGGAAAAGCAGACTATACAGCAGACCTGCCCAAGAAGAATGTGTTATACGGAAAAATTTTG encodes the following:
- a CDS encoding HAD family phosphatase, translated to MKIKGIIFDFNGTLLFDSDKHEKAWRIFAREFCNKEIPDEEFEKNIHGVVNKKALEYLYEKTLSTEEVLSLEQEKEKIYRRLVMEDTPNFRLIPGAAELLDYISSENIPHTIATASEIINLEFYIKSFSLEKWFDTKKIIYNDNTFPGKPDPAIYIKAAETIGVHPENCLVFEDSKAGLTAAYKAGIGKIIAVASTFEEREKAEKVSGVSEIINNFYDFDMSILKN